A section of the Thermogemmatispora onikobensis genome encodes:
- a CDS encoding molybdopterin molybdotransferase MoeA: MISVEEAQERMLAAIQPLPVITVALAEATGLVLAEDVVAQEDLPPFANSAMDGYALRSVDTRMENGRPARLHVIGTIAAGYVAEHGIEPGTAMRIMTGAPLPRGADAVIQIELTRSDPADRSWVEILQEVAPGNNIRAAGEDIRRGQRVLSQGSEIGPWEIGVLATVGQARVQVIRRPRVAIVSTGDELIDVDEPLQPGKIRNSNGYLLEAAVRRAGAEALRLGVARDTEESLRQIFSQAMQHDLIITSGGVSVGEFDLVKRIMNEQGAIDFWQINMRPGKPLAFGRIGQVPLLGLPGNPVSAAVTFELFGRPLIRKLLGHHRLHRPLVEVTVEDGVSERTPRRHYVRAHVRWEGGHFVARTTGPQGSHITTSLLNANALVIVPEGGKTLKPGERAQALMLDWPEE; the protein is encoded by the coding sequence ATGATCAGTGTAGAGGAAGCGCAAGAGCGCATGCTGGCCGCGATTCAGCCGCTACCAGTGATCACCGTCGCGCTGGCGGAAGCCACAGGGCTGGTGCTTGCCGAGGACGTTGTAGCCCAGGAAGATCTTCCGCCCTTCGCTAACTCGGCAATGGATGGCTATGCTCTGCGCAGCGTGGATACGCGCATGGAGAACGGTCGCCCGGCCCGTCTGCACGTCATTGGGACGATCGCCGCGGGCTATGTAGCTGAGCACGGCATCGAGCCGGGCACAGCCATGCGCATCATGACGGGCGCACCGCTCCCGCGTGGGGCCGATGCAGTGATTCAGATCGAGCTGACGCGCAGTGATCCTGCCGATCGCAGTTGGGTCGAGATCCTCCAGGAGGTAGCGCCGGGAAACAATATTCGCGCCGCGGGCGAGGATATCCGCCGCGGGCAGCGTGTGCTGAGCCAGGGAAGCGAGATCGGTCCGTGGGAGATCGGTGTTCTGGCAACGGTGGGGCAGGCCCGTGTGCAGGTCATTCGCCGCCCCCGTGTCGCGATTGTCAGCACCGGAGACGAGCTTATCGATGTGGACGAGCCACTGCAGCCGGGCAAGATTCGCAACAGTAACGGGTATTTGCTGGAGGCGGCTGTGCGCCGGGCCGGAGCTGAAGCCCTGCGCCTGGGTGTGGCGCGCGATACCGAGGAGAGCCTGCGCCAAATCTTTAGTCAGGCTATGCAACATGACCTCATCATTACCTCGGGAGGCGTCTCTGTTGGCGAGTTCGACCTGGTCAAGCGCATCATGAATGAGCAGGGAGCCATCGACTTCTGGCAAATTAACATGCGCCCTGGCAAGCCGCTGGCTTTCGGGCGTATTGGGCAGGTCCCCCTGCTCGGGCTGCCCGGCAACCCGGTCTCAGCCGCAGTGACCTTCGAGCTTTTTGGGCGGCCACTGATCCGTAAGCTGCTAGGGCACCACCGCCTGCATCGTCCGCTGGTAGAGGTCACAGTCGAGGATGGCGTCAGCGAGCGCACGCCGCGCCGTCATTATGTACGGGCGCATGTACGCTGGGAAGGGGGCCACTTCGTGGCACGAACTACCGGCCCCCAGGGGTCACACATTACTACCTCGCTGCTCAACGCCAATGCCCTGGTGATAGTACCGGAAGGGGGTAAGACCCTCAAGCCCGGGGAGAGAGCCCAGGCTCTCATGCTCGATTGGCCAGAGGAGTAA
- the pstA gene encoding phosphate ABC transporter permease PstA produces MSVPMPTSPSSPALQSGESGLHPLQTARSSLTLRRRLVNALIVLLTTLAALFAAGLLVYLLCYVLSQGLRYINLDFFTQLPTPNGEPGGGMGEAFQGSLILIALASLMGVPLGLFTGIYLAEFGRGPFAQGVRFLVDVLNGIPTIIFGLLAWVLIVIPMQTFSGLAGGFALGMIMIPIVTRTSEDVLRLVPRELREASLALGATEARTILQVVLPAARSGIITGVVLAMARVAGETAPLLMTAFGTTFWNTDITQPMDALPLRIFQFTLSPYQQQVNQAYAGAFVLIVLILLASLAVRLATGGFKQR; encoded by the coding sequence ATGAGCGTGCCTATGCCAACATCTCCTTCATCGCCAGCCCTGCAGTCAGGAGAGAGCGGCCTTCACCCGCTCCAGACCGCACGCTCCTCCCTGACCCTACGACGGCGCCTGGTGAACGCCCTGATCGTTCTTCTCACCACCCTGGCGGCCCTTTTCGCTGCCGGGCTGTTGGTCTACCTGCTCTGCTACGTACTGAGCCAGGGTCTGCGCTACATCAACCTCGACTTCTTTACGCAGCTGCCAACCCCGAACGGTGAGCCAGGCGGTGGCATGGGCGAGGCCTTCCAGGGGAGCCTGATTCTCATCGCGCTGGCCTCGCTGATGGGCGTCCCGCTGGGGCTGTTCACCGGCATCTACCTGGCCGAATTCGGACGCGGGCCTTTTGCCCAGGGAGTGCGCTTTCTGGTTGACGTCCTCAACGGCATCCCTACCATCATCTTTGGTTTGCTGGCCTGGGTCCTGATTGTCATCCCCATGCAAACCTTCTCGGGTCTGGCCGGCGGCTTCGCCCTTGGCATGATCATGATTCCCATCGTGACGCGCACATCGGAGGACGTGCTGCGCCTGGTGCCGCGCGAGCTACGCGAGGCCTCGCTGGCGCTGGGGGCTACGGAGGCGCGCACCATCCTCCAGGTAGTGCTCCCCGCGGCACGCAGCGGGATCATCACAGGCGTGGTGCTGGCCATGGCGCGTGTGGCCGGGGAGACAGCCCCTCTGCTGATGACCGCCTTTGGAACAACTTTCTGGAACACCGACATCACTCAGCCAATGGATGCTCTGCCACTGCGCATCTTCCAGTTCACGCTCAGCCCTTATCAACAACAGGTCAATCAGGCCTACGCCGGCGCTTTCGTGCTCATCGTCCTGATCCTCCTCGCCTCCCTGGCCGTACGGCTGGCCACAGGCGGCTTCAAGCAACGATGA
- the pstS gene encoding phosphate ABC transporter substrate-binding protein PstS — protein sequence MTQFTPSPSYRGRPQLRYLTALLLLGLLALLAACGNSSSSSGGTTTGSNSSTCPSTKQLTGAGSTFDNPLFSKMFQEYPKVKCGINVNYQAVGSGAGINNLLQHIVDFGATDAPMTTDQLNKSTSGPILHIPITIGAVAISYNLSGVSQLKLTGPILAAIYEGKITSWDDPQIKAINSGVNLPHKNITVVHRSDGSGTTSIFTHYLSAISPDWQSKVGAGTTVNWPTGVGAKGSSGVAGQVKNTDGAIGYVELTYVLANNIPYALLQNAAGKFVAPSLDSAKADAESFTSIPADLRFYIVNGNGDNAYPITGFSWVVVYQNQSNSDKGQALARLLWWMVHDGQQYAQPLNYVPLPDTIVSKDEAQIKALRCGSSACYSGS from the coding sequence GGCCCTACTGGCAGCCTGCGGCAACAGCAGCAGCTCCAGCGGAGGCACCACCACAGGCAGCAATAGCAGCACCTGCCCTTCGACCAAGCAGCTTACGGGCGCTGGATCGACGTTTGACAATCCTTTATTCTCAAAAATGTTTCAGGAATATCCGAAAGTCAAGTGTGGTATTAACGTCAATTATCAGGCGGTAGGAAGTGGAGCTGGTATCAATAACCTGCTGCAACACATCGTCGATTTTGGCGCCACTGATGCGCCGATGACCACCGATCAGCTCAACAAGAGCACCAGCGGTCCAATTCTGCACATCCCGATTACGATTGGAGCAGTGGCCATCTCCTACAACCTGAGCGGAGTCAGCCAGCTCAAGCTCACGGGGCCGATACTGGCGGCCATCTACGAAGGCAAGATTACCAGCTGGGACGACCCACAGATCAAGGCTATCAACAGCGGCGTCAACCTGCCCCACAAGAACATCACCGTTGTCCACCGTTCTGACGGCAGTGGCACCACCAGCATCTTCACGCACTATCTCTCGGCAATCAGCCCGGACTGGCAGAGCAAGGTTGGGGCAGGAACCACAGTGAACTGGCCCACGGGCGTTGGGGCCAAGGGCAGCTCGGGCGTCGCCGGGCAGGTCAAGAACACAGACGGAGCCATTGGCTACGTTGAGCTGACCTACGTCCTCGCCAACAACATTCCCTACGCGCTGCTCCAGAACGCCGCCGGCAAGTTCGTAGCCCCCTCGCTCGACAGCGCCAAGGCTGACGCGGAGAGCTTCACCTCTATCCCGGCGGACCTGCGCTTCTACATCGTCAACGGCAACGGCGACAACGCCTATCCGATCACGGGCTTCTCATGGGTCGTGGTCTACCAGAATCAGAGCAACAGCGACAAGGGGCAAGCTCTGGCGCGCCTGCTCTGGTGGATGGTACACGACGGGCAGCAGTATGCGCAACCGCTCAACTACGTGCCCTTGCCAGACACGATCGTCAGCAAAGACGAGGCTCAGATCAAGGCCCTGCGGTGCGGCAGCAGCGCCTGCTACAGCGGTTCCTGA
- a CDS encoding sigma-54 interaction domain-containing protein, translated as MSQGSDPHDGSQPLAGSPAVQEDEALLTELERFGLVIGRSQPMRQIATLIRQVAAFPTTTVLLQGESGTGKEVVAYAIHALSGGSARQFVAINCAAIPETLLETELFGVEAGAYTDARVTRDGYLARADGGTLFLDEIASMPLVLQSKLLRFLETRSFRRVGGTTEVQVRLRVISASNIDLATAVTRKEFREDLFYRLKVFTIHIPPLREHPEDIVPLVEYFLRQQPGREDRPLRLSPEALALLERYSWPGNVRELRSVVQYGQIMCEGDEIRVEHLPAYLQSACSSALQRLLELKEQLHLPPEGLPLEEFLAEIEQRFICEALERCNYNQVRAAALLGLSRDQLRYRLARIGPRRGQQRRQSTGARWPGPRSD; from the coding sequence ATGTCGCAGGGTTCAGATCCTCATGATGGCTCTCAGCCGCTAGCAGGCTCACCTGCGGTGCAGGAGGATGAGGCGCTGCTGACCGAGTTAGAGCGCTTCGGCCTGGTCATTGGGCGTAGCCAGCCAATGCGCCAGATCGCCACGCTCATCCGTCAGGTGGCAGCTTTCCCAACCACGACAGTCTTGCTGCAGGGAGAGAGCGGTACTGGTAAAGAGGTCGTTGCCTACGCGATCCATGCCCTCAGCGGCGGTTCCGCGCGCCAGTTTGTTGCCATTAATTGCGCTGCCATTCCCGAAACCTTGTTAGAGACGGAACTGTTCGGCGTGGAGGCCGGCGCCTACACCGACGCCCGGGTCACACGCGACGGCTATCTCGCGCGGGCCGATGGGGGCACGCTCTTTCTCGACGAGATCGCTTCGATGCCCCTCGTCCTCCAATCCAAGCTCTTACGCTTCTTGGAAACGCGCTCTTTCCGCCGTGTTGGGGGCACCACCGAGGTTCAGGTCCGTCTGCGCGTGATTTCGGCCTCTAACATCGATCTAGCGACGGCTGTGACCCGTAAGGAGTTCCGTGAAGATCTCTTCTATCGCCTGAAGGTCTTCACCATTCATATTCCCCCCCTGCGTGAGCATCCTGAAGACATTGTCCCGCTGGTCGAGTACTTTTTACGTCAGCAGCCGGGAAGAGAAGACCGGCCCCTGCGTCTCAGTCCCGAGGCCCTGGCCCTCTTGGAACGCTACAGCTGGCCTGGCAATGTGCGCGAGCTGCGCAGTGTCGTCCAATATGGCCAGATTATGTGTGAGGGCGATGAGATTCGGGTGGAACATCTCCCAGCCTATTTGCAGTCTGCCTGCAGCAGTGCTCTGCAGCGCCTGCTGGAACTCAAAGAGCAGCTCCATTTGCCCCCGGAAGGGCTGCCCCTGGAGGAGTTCCTGGCTGAGATCGAGCAGCGTTTCATCTGTGAGGCCCTGGAGCGCTGCAACTATAACCAGGTGCGGGCAGCTGCCCTGCTGGGCCTCTCGCGAGATCAGCTGCGCTACCGCCTGGCACGGATTGGCCCGCGGAGGGGGCAACAGCGTCGTCAGAGCACGGGGGCCAGGTGGCCAGGCCCGCGCTCCGACTGA
- a CDS encoding vitamin K epoxide reductase family protein — MELLLRRAGLQLLVLLLALVGMGDAIYLTIVHYQDAPLVCPASGAIDCAHVLSSSYAVVPGTTLPISLPGLGWCLILAGLALVSLLRSTEPGWLRPAQFLWSLAGMVTVLYLIYVELVRLHAICLWCTVLHVLILVAFLISLARLLEPEPELEAGTSQAPAPAPSSKTLARSRPRSSQSGR; from the coding sequence ATGGAACTGTTACTACGACGTGCAGGCTTGCAGCTCCTGGTGCTTTTGCTCGCATTGGTGGGCATGGGAGACGCCATTTACCTGACCATCGTGCATTATCAAGATGCGCCGCTGGTCTGCCCGGCCTCGGGCGCTATTGATTGCGCACATGTGCTCAGCAGCAGCTACGCGGTGGTGCCCGGGACAACGCTCCCTATCTCGCTCCCTGGCCTTGGCTGGTGCCTGATCCTGGCCGGGCTGGCGCTGGTGAGCCTGCTACGCTCCACAGAGCCTGGCTGGCTTCGTCCCGCTCAGTTCCTCTGGTCGCTGGCCGGAATGGTCACTGTGCTCTACCTGATCTATGTCGAGCTGGTCCGCCTGCATGCCATTTGTCTCTGGTGTACCGTTCTCCATGTCTTGATCCTGGTCGCCTTCCTGATTAGCCTGGCCAGGCTGCTGGAACCGGAGCCTGAATTGGAGGCCGGGACCTCCCAGGCCCCTGCTCCCGCTCCATCATCAAAAACGCTTGCTCGCTCACGCCCGCGCTCTTCCCAGTCTGGTCGATAG
- the pstC gene encoding phosphate ABC transporter permease subunit PstC: protein MIQERVSLSKARQQWVRWQRLLRVQRPGDLFFRGITLLFVLIVLGLVAGTAWILISNSLPTIRRFGFSFLTNKAFDPVHDVYGVLPAIFGTLITSTFALIFAVPLGVGAAIFLVDFCPRPFRLVLAFLIDLLAAIPSVIYGLWGFLVLAPWLHNYGEPWLQQRLGFLPLFQGQPEGVGYLGAGIVLTMMVLPLIISVSREVMLVTPVAQREALLALGATRWEVIRHAVLPFARIGILGGVILALGRALGETMAVTMIVGNQANEPSLSLFTPGYTLASVIANQFGEATPGLFLSAIIEAGLILFAITLITNILARWLIASLQRQAQGRSRGGRL, encoded by the coding sequence ATGATTCAAGAGAGAGTCAGTCTTAGTAAAGCACGACAGCAGTGGGTACGCTGGCAACGGCTGCTGCGAGTGCAGCGACCCGGCGACCTGTTCTTTCGCGGTATCACCCTGCTGTTCGTTCTGATCGTCCTCGGGCTGGTCGCGGGCACAGCCTGGATTCTTATCAGCAACTCGCTGCCCACCATCAGACGCTTCGGCTTCAGCTTCCTGACCAACAAAGCTTTCGACCCAGTCCATGACGTCTATGGGGTCCTGCCGGCCATTTTTGGCACCCTGATCACCTCGACCTTTGCCCTCATCTTCGCCGTACCGCTGGGCGTGGGGGCAGCCATCTTCTTAGTCGACTTCTGCCCGCGTCCATTCCGGCTGGTCCTGGCCTTTCTGATTGACCTGTTGGCTGCCATTCCGAGTGTCATCTACGGCCTCTGGGGCTTTCTCGTGCTTGCCCCCTGGCTACACAACTACGGCGAACCCTGGCTACAACAGCGTCTGGGCTTCCTTCCGCTCTTTCAAGGGCAACCAGAGGGCGTCGGCTACCTTGGGGCTGGCATCGTCTTGACGATGATGGTCTTGCCCCTCATCATCTCGGTCTCACGCGAAGTTATGCTGGTGACCCCTGTTGCTCAACGTGAGGCCCTGCTCGCGCTGGGGGCGACGCGCTGGGAGGTCATTCGCCACGCTGTGCTCCCCTTCGCGCGCATAGGCATCCTGGGCGGTGTCATTCTGGCCCTTGGGCGGGCCCTTGGTGAGACGATGGCCGTCACCATGATCGTCGGCAATCAGGCCAACGAGCCAAGCCTCAGCCTCTTTACCCCTGGCTATACGCTGGCCAGCGTCATCGCCAACCAGTTCGGCGAAGCGACGCCCGGCCTCTTCCTCTCAGCCATCATCGAAGCGGGCCTCATCCTTTTCGCCATCACCTTGATCACCAATATCCTGGCACGCTGGTTGATCGCCAGCCTCCAGCGCCAGGCCCAAGGAAGAAGCAGAGGAGGGCGCCTATGA
- the pstB gene encoding phosphate ABC transporter ATP-binding protein PstB — translation MESNMSGPYSRLPATEGRLASQPSETPPVDFRQSHALGAVEPGQPLDQNAGLAIDVRHLNFYYGTRQVLFDVSLPLRQRQITALIGPSGCGKSTFLRTLNRMSDLIPETRIEGEAIFDGENIYDPATDVIRLRQRVGMVFQRPNPFPKSIFENVAYGLRIQRKSRRQIHEEVERSLRAAALWDEVKDRLKASALGLSGGQQQRLCIARALALHPEVLLLDEPCSALDPIATLKIEELLLSISKEYTIVIVTHNMSQAARISQYTGFFLNGSLIEYGPTSELFKRPRRRETEDYISGRFS, via the coding sequence ATGGAGAGCAATATGAGTGGGCCATACTCGCGACTGCCAGCGACAGAGGGGCGTCTCGCCAGCCAGCCATCCGAGACGCCCCCTGTCGATTTCAGGCAGAGTCACGCCCTGGGAGCTGTTGAGCCGGGTCAGCCACTGGACCAAAACGCCGGCCTTGCAATAGACGTCAGACACCTGAATTTCTACTACGGGACACGCCAGGTGCTTTTCGATGTCTCGCTCCCGCTTCGCCAGCGGCAGATTACCGCCCTGATCGGGCCATCGGGCTGTGGGAAATCCACCTTTCTGCGCACGCTCAATCGCATGAGCGATCTCATTCCCGAGACCCGCATCGAGGGCGAAGCGATCTTCGATGGCGAAAACATCTATGATCCGGCCACGGATGTCATTCGCTTGCGGCAGCGCGTCGGCATGGTGTTCCAGCGTCCCAATCCTTTCCCAAAGTCGATCTTTGAGAACGTTGCCTACGGCCTGCGCATTCAGAGAAAGTCGCGTCGGCAGATCCACGAGGAAGTTGAGCGTAGTCTACGAGCCGCAGCGCTCTGGGACGAAGTCAAGGACCGCTTGAAGGCCTCCGCGCTGGGCCTCTCAGGCGGCCAGCAACAGCGGCTCTGCATCGCCCGGGCCCTGGCTCTGCACCCCGAGGTGCTCTTGCTTGATGAACCATGCTCAGCCCTCGATCCCATCGCCACGCTCAAGATCGAGGAGCTGCTGCTCTCGATCAGCAAGGAATATACCATCGTCATCGTCACGCATAATATGTCGCAAGCTGCACGCATCTCCCAATACACCGGCTTCTTCCTCAATGGCAGCTTGATCGAATATGGACCGACTAGCGAGCTATTCAAGCGACCGCGGCGGCGAGAGACAGAGGACTACATTAGCGGGCGCTTCAGTTAA
- a CDS encoding response regulator transcription factor produces MIRGQREKILVVDDEEVLVEAIAYSLEQEGYQVFTALDGRAALELARRERPQLIILDIMLPEIDGLEVCRQLRREPATATTAIMLLTARGEEIDRVVGLEVGADDYVTKPFGRRELLARVRALLRRAAYPVTQVPPEGGSSPQEATAQPRRSTRELVAGPVRIDLPGRRVWCRDQEIEMQPKQFDLLVYLVRNRGTVLTRDQLLHHVWGYDYAGDTRTVDVHIRWLREKLEEDPASPKLIQTVRGVGYVFR; encoded by the coding sequence ATGATCAGAGGTCAACGTGAGAAGATCCTGGTGGTCGATGACGAAGAAGTGCTTGTTGAGGCCATCGCCTACAGTCTGGAGCAGGAAGGCTATCAGGTGTTCACAGCCCTCGATGGCAGAGCTGCACTGGAGCTAGCACGCCGCGAGCGACCGCAGCTGATCATCCTGGACATCATGCTGCCAGAGATCGACGGACTGGAGGTCTGCCGGCAGCTCCGACGGGAGCCGGCCACAGCCACCACAGCGATTATGCTTCTGACGGCGCGTGGGGAGGAGATCGACAGGGTGGTAGGGCTTGAGGTGGGGGCCGACGACTATGTGACCAAACCCTTCGGGCGTCGTGAACTGCTTGCACGAGTGCGTGCTTTATTGCGTCGGGCCGCCTATCCCGTGACGCAGGTGCCGCCTGAAGGGGGCAGCTCGCCCCAAGAGGCTACAGCTCAGCCACGGCGCAGTACACGGGAGCTGGTCGCTGGCCCTGTGCGCATCGACTTGCCCGGGCGACGGGTCTGGTGCCGTGATCAGGAGATCGAAATGCAGCCAAAGCAATTCGATCTCCTGGTCTATCTCGTGCGCAATCGTGGAACGGTGCTGACCCGTGATCAACTCTTGCACCATGTCTGGGGCTACGACTACGCTGGCGACACCCGCACCGTCGACGTTCACATCCGCTGGTTGCGCGAGAAATTAGAAGAGGACCCGGCTTCTCCTAAGCTGATTCAGACTGTGCGCGGCGTGGGCTATGTCTTTCGCTAG
- a CDS encoding PhzF family phenazine biosynthesis protein codes for MGQRIVQVDAFTDRPFAGNPAAVCVLAEPRDERWMQLVAREMNLSETAFLFPEGDGYRLRWFTPTVEVDLCGHATLASAHVLWEEELLRPDETARFYTRSGLLSARRLDGWIEMNFPATPATAVPPPPGLNEALGVTPRLVAKNQFDYLVELESEEEVRALQPDLTRLLTIPARGFIVTSRASGQEYDFVSRVFAPAVGVNEDPVTGSAHCTLAPFWSSRLGSPALTGYQASARGGLVRVRLAGERVFLSGQAVTVLRAECSF; via the coding sequence ATGGGGCAGCGCATCGTTCAGGTCGACGCTTTTACTGATCGTCCTTTCGCCGGCAATCCAGCAGCAGTCTGCGTCTTAGCGGAGCCGCGTGATGAACGCTGGATGCAGCTCGTCGCACGCGAGATGAATCTCTCAGAAACGGCTTTTCTGTTCCCAGAAGGAGACGGTTATCGCCTGCGCTGGTTTACGCCGACAGTCGAGGTTGATCTCTGTGGCCACGCCACACTGGCCAGCGCTCATGTTCTCTGGGAAGAGGAGCTATTGCGACCAGATGAGACAGCCCGTTTTTATACGCGCAGCGGCCTCTTAAGCGCTCGCCGTCTGGACGGCTGGATCGAGATGAATTTCCCAGCTACGCCGGCCACAGCCGTTCCCCCACCGCCGGGCCTGAACGAAGCCTTGGGGGTGACGCCGCGTCTGGTCGCCAAGAATCAATTCGACTATCTGGTTGAGCTAGAGAGCGAGGAGGAGGTGCGCGCTCTCCAACCGGACCTGACTCGTCTGCTGACCATTCCTGCTCGAGGGTTCATCGTGACCAGCCGGGCCAGCGGCCAGGAGTATGATTTTGTCTCACGCGTCTTTGCGCCCGCTGTCGGGGTGAATGAGGACCCGGTCACCGGTTCTGCTCACTGTACGCTGGCGCCTTTCTGGTCTAGCCGCCTCGGGAGTCCGGCGCTGACGGGCTACCAGGCGTCTGCTCGCGGCGGCCTGGTGCGTGTCCGTCTGGCGGGAGAGCGCGTCTTTCTCAGCGGCCAGGCGGTCACAGTGCTGCGCGCCGAGTGCTCTTTCTAA
- the pstB gene encoding phosphate ABC transporter ATP-binding protein PstB codes for MDQAMVEQSRSSASSPAGMSLSIEQLNAWYGRKQALFDINLMVPPLSVTALIGPSGCGKSTLVRCLNRLHETIPGARVEGKVLANGLDIYGRGIRPMNVRRHIGMVFQQPNPLPTRSIFENVAIGPRLNLGLHGSRLQELVERSLQQAALWEEVKDRLHSPATSLSGGQQQRLCIARALALEPEILLMDEPCSALDPISTLQVEELITYLKRQYTIVVVTHNMQQAARIADRTAFFLHGHLIEEGETQQLFTHPRKKETEDYISGRFG; via the coding sequence ATGGATCAGGCAATGGTGGAGCAATCAAGGAGCAGCGCGTCGAGTCCGGCGGGAATGTCGCTCAGCATTGAACAGCTCAATGCCTGGTACGGACGCAAACAGGCATTGTTTGATATCAACCTGATGGTGCCACCCCTGAGCGTCACCGCCTTGATCGGACCTTCTGGCTGCGGCAAATCGACGCTCGTGCGCTGTCTCAACCGTCTCCATGAGACCATCCCTGGCGCCCGCGTTGAGGGGAAAGTGCTCGCCAACGGCCTCGATATCTATGGACGCGGCATCCGCCCCATGAATGTCAGGCGCCACATTGGCATGGTCTTTCAGCAGCCTAATCCGCTGCCAACACGCAGCATTTTTGAGAACGTAGCTATCGGGCCACGACTCAACCTGGGGCTGCACGGTTCGCGGCTCCAGGAGCTGGTCGAGCGCAGCCTCCAGCAGGCCGCACTGTGGGAAGAGGTCAAAGACCGCCTGCACAGCCCAGCTACCAGTCTTTCGGGCGGGCAGCAACAACGTCTGTGCATCGCCCGCGCCCTGGCACTGGAGCCAGAGATTCTGCTCATGGACGAGCCGTGCTCAGCTCTTGATCCTATCTCCACCCTCCAGGTGGAGGAGCTGATCACCTATCTCAAGCGCCAGTACACCATCGTGGTTGTCACCCATAACATGCAGCAGGCCGCCCGTATCGCGGACCGCACGGCCTTCTTCTTGCACGGCCACCTGATCGAAGAGGGAGAGACCCAACAGCTCTTCACTCACCCGCGCAAGAAGGAGACCGAAGACTACATCAGTGGACGTTTCGGCTAG